In Achromobacter spanius, the following proteins share a genomic window:
- a CDS encoding ZIP family metal transporter yields the protein MLLLWVLLATVTGGLIAVLVASWLAYKVFAQYLHHMVSLSVGVLLSVALLHLLPEAFEGGVADAHTLFGLMLASLIGFFVLEKIALLRHSHHHEGDGHHHHKGHDHHEAGRGGVLILIGSSLHNLCDGILVAAAFLTDPLLGVLTAASIIVHEVPHKLSDFVVLLNAGLARRRAFSLILFTSLCSAVGGIIGYFVLQQAQDWVPYVLVVAASSFLYISVADLMPQMHERVSLSDAVPQLLLVGVGVALIYSVTTVMHHGHEHGADAGHGAPHAEHGHSH from the coding sequence ATGTTGCTGCTCTGGGTACTTCTTGCCACCGTTACCGGCGGGCTGATCGCCGTCCTTGTCGCCAGTTGGCTGGCCTACAAGGTCTTCGCCCAGTATCTGCACCACATGGTCAGCCTGTCCGTGGGCGTGCTGCTGTCGGTGGCGCTTCTGCATTTGTTGCCCGAGGCTTTCGAAGGGGGCGTGGCCGATGCGCATACGCTCTTCGGCTTGATGCTGGCGTCGCTGATCGGCTTTTTCGTGCTTGAGAAGATTGCGCTGCTGCGCCATAGTCATCACCACGAAGGTGACGGGCACCACCATCACAAAGGCCACGATCACCACGAAGCCGGGCGCGGGGGCGTGCTGATCCTGATCGGAAGCTCTTTACACAACCTGTGCGACGGCATCCTGGTGGCGGCGGCTTTCCTGACCGATCCGCTGTTGGGGGTACTGACCGCCGCGTCGATCATCGTGCATGAAGTGCCGCACAAGCTGAGCGATTTCGTCGTGCTGCTGAACGCCGGGCTGGCGCGTCGCCGCGCCTTTTCGCTGATCCTGTTCACCAGCTTGTGTTCAGCCGTGGGCGGCATAATAGGGTACTTTGTGCTGCAGCAGGCGCAGGACTGGGTGCCGTATGTCTTGGTGGTTGCCGCCAGCAGCTTCCTTTATATCTCGGTGGCTGACCTGATGCCGCAGATGCATGAACGGGTGTCCCTTTCGGATGCCGTCCCGCAATTATTGCTGGTGGGTGTGGGCGTGGCGCTGATCTACAGCGTGACGACCGTGATGCACCATGGGCACGAGCACGGGGCCGACGCCGGCCACGGCGCTCCCCATGCCGAGCACGGCCACTCGCACTAG
- the polA gene encoding DNA polymerase I has translation MKKTLLLVDGSSYLYRAFHAMPDLRNAQGEPTGALYGVVNMLRKLVSDHKAEYAACIFDARGKTFRDDLYPEYKSHRPPMPEDLAAQIEPIHRAVRALGWPVLAIEGVEADDVIGTLAKHAAEHDVHTIVSTGDKDLAQLVNSHVTLVNTMTGEVLDEPGVVNKFGVPPDRIVDYLMLVGDTVDNVPGVTKVGPKTAVKWLAEFGSIDKLVEGAEGIKGVAGNNLREAIPNFPLTRQLLTVKYDCDLSGHVENVSDLTPRERDIATLTELYERYGFRTWLRDLTGDAERVPTGDARIAAEVPQAPAELDYRIIADWAEFDAWFEKLQGAPLVALDTETTSLDQMQARLVGLSLAVEPGVACYIPVAHRGPDGATQLPKAEVLARLKPWLEDTSRAKLLHHAKYDAHVFANEGIKLAGITDDTMLEAYVLESHRGVGLNDLAQRYLGRSGVSYEDLCGKGAKQIGFDEVAVDKAGHYAAEDADFTLQLHRVLRPMVASDEGLDRIYQLEIKVSAVLTTIERNGVKVDADELGRQSHKLGQEMLRLEQKAYELAGQPFNLNSPKQLGEILFERMQLPVVRKTASGAPSTDEDVLTKLALDYPLPQVLLEYRGLSKLKSTYTDKLPRMINPATGRVHTRYSQAAVITGRLASSDPNLQNIPVRTEAGRRVREAFIAEQGMLLSADYSQIELRIMAHVSDDANLQRAFAAGEDIHRATAAEVFGVALPDVSTDQRRAAKAINFGLIYGMGVFGLASNLGITRDAAQAYIDRYFARYPGVAMYMENTRRVAREQGYVETVFGRRLQLPEIRGASGPRRQGAERAAINAPMQGTAADLIKLAMVAVQDWLEAEKLQTRMIMQVHDELVLEAPDAEIEVVKEALPRLMCSVAELRVPLVAEVGMGKNWEQAH, from the coding sequence ATGAAAAAAACCTTATTACTGGTCGACGGTTCAAGCTACTTGTACCGCGCTTTCCACGCTATGCCTGATTTGCGCAATGCGCAAGGCGAACCCACGGGGGCGCTGTACGGCGTGGTCAATATGCTGCGCAAGCTTGTATCTGATCATAAGGCAGAGTATGCCGCATGTATTTTCGATGCCCGCGGCAAGACCTTCCGAGACGACCTGTATCCCGAGTACAAGTCGCACCGCCCGCCCATGCCTGAAGACCTGGCTGCGCAGATCGAACCCATCCACCGCGCCGTGCGCGCGCTGGGTTGGCCGGTGCTGGCCATTGAGGGGGTGGAAGCGGACGACGTGATCGGCACCCTGGCCAAGCACGCCGCCGAACACGATGTACACACCATCGTTTCCACGGGCGACAAGGACTTGGCGCAACTGGTCAACAGCCACGTCACGCTGGTCAACACCATGACGGGCGAAGTGCTGGACGAGCCCGGCGTGGTCAATAAGTTTGGCGTGCCGCCCGACCGCATCGTCGACTACCTGATGCTGGTTGGCGATACCGTGGACAACGTCCCGGGGGTGACCAAGGTGGGTCCCAAGACGGCGGTCAAATGGCTGGCGGAATTCGGCTCCATTGACAAGCTGGTCGAAGGCGCCGAGGGCATCAAGGGCGTGGCCGGCAACAACCTGCGCGAAGCCATTCCCAATTTCCCGCTGACCCGCCAACTGCTGACGGTGAAATACGATTGCGACCTGAGCGGCCACGTGGAAAACGTCAGCGACCTGACGCCGCGCGAACGCGACATTGCCACGCTGACCGAACTATATGAACGCTACGGCTTCCGTACCTGGCTGCGCGACCTGACCGGCGACGCCGAGCGCGTGCCCACGGGTGATGCGCGCATCGCTGCGGAAGTGCCGCAGGCGCCAGCCGAACTGGACTACCGGATCATTGCCGACTGGGCCGAATTCGACGCCTGGTTTGAAAAGCTGCAAGGGGCGCCCCTGGTGGCGCTGGACACCGAGACTACATCGCTGGACCAGATGCAGGCCCGGCTGGTTGGCCTGTCGCTGGCGGTGGAACCTGGCGTGGCTTGCTACATTCCGGTGGCGCACCGGGGGCCGGACGGCGCAACGCAGTTGCCCAAGGCCGAGGTGCTGGCGCGCTTGAAGCCGTGGCTGGAAGACACCTCGCGCGCCAAGCTGCTGCATCACGCCAAGTACGACGCGCATGTGTTCGCCAACGAAGGCATCAAGCTTGCGGGCATTACCGACGACACGATGCTTGAGGCCTATGTGCTGGAATCGCATCGCGGCGTGGGGCTCAACGACCTGGCCCAGCGCTATCTGGGCCGCAGCGGCGTGTCGTACGAGGACCTGTGCGGCAAGGGCGCCAAGCAGATCGGTTTCGACGAGGTGGCGGTGGACAAGGCGGGGCATTACGCCGCCGAAGACGCCGACTTCACCTTGCAATTGCATCGCGTGCTGCGTCCGATGGTGGCGTCCGACGAAGGCCTGGACCGCATCTATCAATTGGAAATCAAGGTGTCGGCGGTGCTGACCACCATCGAACGCAATGGCGTGAAGGTGGATGCCGACGAACTCGGCCGCCAAAGCCACAAGCTGGGCCAGGAAATGTTGCGGCTGGAGCAAAAGGCCTATGAATTGGCCGGTCAGCCCTTCAACCTGAATTCGCCCAAGCAGTTGGGTGAAATTCTGTTTGAGCGCATGCAGTTGCCGGTGGTGCGCAAGACCGCCAGCGGCGCGCCGTCCACCGACGAAGACGTGCTGACCAAGCTGGCGCTGGACTATCCGCTGCCGCAGGTGCTGCTGGAATACCGGGGGCTGTCCAAGCTGAAGTCCACCTACACGGACAAGCTGCCGCGCATGATCAACCCCGCCACGGGCCGTGTCCACACGCGCTACTCGCAGGCGGCGGTGATTACCGGCCGGCTGGCGTCGTCCGATCCCAACCTGCAGAACATTCCCGTGCGCACCGAGGCGGGCCGCCGTGTGCGCGAGGCGTTCATCGCGGAACAGGGCATGCTGCTGTCGGCCGACTATTCGCAGATTGAACTGCGCATCATGGCGCACGTGTCGGACGACGCCAATCTGCAACGCGCGTTTGCCGCCGGCGAGGACATTCACCGCGCGACGGCCGCCGAAGTGTTCGGCGTGGCGCTGCCGGATGTGTCGACCGACCAGCGTCGCGCGGCCAAGGCCATCAACTTTGGCCTGATCTACGGCATGGGGGTGTTCGGCCTGGCGTCCAACCTGGGCATCACGCGGGATGCGGCGCAGGCCTACATCGACCGCTATTTCGCCCGCTATCCCGGCGTGGCGATGTACATGGAAAACACGCGCCGCGTCGCGCGCGAGCAAGGTTACGTTGAAACCGTGTTCGGTCGGCGCCTGCAACTGCCGGAAATCCGTGGGGCTTCGGGTCCGCGCCGGCAGGGGGCGGAACGCGCGGCCATCAATGCGCCCATGCAGGGCACCGCGGCCGACCTGATCAAGCTGGCCATGGTGGCCGTGCAAGACTGGCTGGAAGCGGAAAAGCTGCAAACCCGCATGATCATGCAGGTACACGATGAACTGGTGCTGGAAGCGCCGGACGCCGAGATCGAGGTGGTCAAGGAGGCCTTGCCGCGCCTGATGTGTTCGGTGGCCGAGCTGCGTGTGCCGCTGGTGGCGGAAGTGGGCATGGGGAAGAACTGGGAGCAGGCGCACTAA
- a CDS encoding TIGR00730 family Rossman fold protein, which translates to MSEIRTAADKLANIGPAVSVFGSARVSRNSPHYETTIAISAALAGAGFAVIAGGGPGIMEAANKGAFEAGGTSIGLNISLPHEAHNNEYQTISLSFEYFFSRKATFFMHSFAYVAMPGGFGTLDELFEALTLIQTGKVPPAPIVLVGSEYWSGLVDWLGDQVLGNGMIGAHDLDLFIIEDDPVKVVRRVVEFHDKVTSEAQYAPSLPA; encoded by the coding sequence ATGTCAGAGATACGGACGGCGGCAGACAAGCTCGCGAACATCGGGCCCGCAGTCAGCGTCTTCGGCAGTGCACGAGTCAGCCGTAATTCCCCCCACTATGAAACCACCATCGCCATCTCGGCCGCCCTGGCCGGCGCCGGTTTCGCGGTCATCGCGGGCGGTGGCCCCGGCATCATGGAGGCCGCCAACAAAGGCGCCTTCGAGGCTGGCGGCACAAGCATCGGGCTGAACATCAGCCTGCCGCACGAGGCCCACAACAACGAGTATCAAACCATCAGCCTGTCGTTCGAGTATTTTTTCTCGCGCAAGGCCACGTTCTTCATGCACAGCTTCGCCTACGTGGCGATGCCGGGCGGCTTTGGCACCCTGGACGAGCTCTTCGAAGCGTTGACGCTCATCCAGACGGGCAAGGTGCCGCCGGCGCCCATCGTGCTGGTGGGTAGCGAATATTGGTCGGGCCTGGTCGACTGGCTGGGTGATCAGGTGCTGGGCAACGGCATGATCGGCGCGCACGACCTGGACCTTTTCATCATCGAGGACGACCCCGTCAAGGTGGTGCGCCGCGTCGTGGAATTCCACGACAAGGTCACTTCCGAGGCGCAATACGCGCCATCCCTGCCGGCTTGA
- a CDS encoding LysR family transcriptional regulator, which yields MSGFDLDQLRTLVAVLDAGSLTAAAPKVFLSQSSVSEQMRKLEERAGQALLVRGKTGVTATPAGERLLQHARAILALSDEAYRDLRGVALRGELRLFITDYFRPGDVARMLRRLNEQYPQVRLHVTIMKSGAIEAAYERGEIDVGISMSIQERGAPRARAQGALLRREPLLWMTAEGSGAPSEDAALPLLVLPETCALRQYVERQLARRAVPYTVAHVASGVAGLQLAVSAGLGVACLNESALAPGITRLHAPGLPALPSVEFRLLPARAGESEFIGLAREAIVKALS from the coding sequence ACCTTGGTCGCCGTGCTGGACGCGGGCAGCCTGACGGCGGCGGCGCCGAAGGTATTTCTGTCGCAATCGTCGGTCAGCGAACAGATGCGCAAACTGGAAGAGCGCGCGGGCCAAGCCCTGCTGGTGCGCGGCAAAACCGGGGTGACGGCCACGCCCGCGGGCGAACGCCTGCTGCAACATGCGCGCGCGATCCTGGCCTTGAGCGACGAGGCCTACCGGGATCTGCGTGGCGTGGCGCTGCGCGGCGAGCTGCGGCTGTTCATTACGGATTACTTTCGGCCGGGCGACGTGGCGCGCATGCTGCGGCGTTTGAACGAGCAATACCCGCAGGTGCGGCTGCACGTGACGATCATGAAAAGCGGCGCCATCGAGGCCGCCTACGAGCGCGGCGAAATCGACGTGGGCATATCGATGTCGATCCAGGAGCGCGGCGCGCCTCGCGCCCGCGCGCAGGGCGCGCTGTTGCGCCGCGAGCCGCTGCTGTGGATGACGGCCGAAGGCTCAGGCGCGCCGTCGGAAGATGCCGCCTTGCCCTTGCTGGTGCTGCCGGAGACCTGCGCATTGCGCCAGTACGTGGAACGGCAGCTTGCGCGGCGCGCCGTGCCTTACACGGTGGCGCATGTGGCTTCAGGGGTGGCGGGATTGCAGTTGGCGGTGTCGGCCGGGCTGGGCGTGGCCTGCCTGAATGAATCCGCCCTGGCGCCCGGGATCACGCGTTTGCATGCGCCTGGCTTGCCAGCGCTGCCCTCGGTGGAATTTCGCTTGCTGCCTGCCCGTGCCGGGGAAAGCGAATTCATCGGATTGGCGCGAGAGGCCATCGTCAAGGCCCTGAGCTGA